A section of the Microbacterium forte genome encodes:
- a CDS encoding DUF58 domain-containing protein: protein MSFSTESRLTRTTAGTSTSTRTSTVTRYDRTRRGPVRGAVFGVRRAARTTRRAARTAVAWVRETVTSAGMLVVVALVLCIAAGLLFGWVEAWAVAAIALVLLIACVPFILGTHDYRIELTLDRDRVVAGAEIGATLDVRNNSERLSLPGIVDVPVGEGLVEAHVPLLRPAAHHREQLTIAAHRRGVIDVGPMTITRGDPIGILRRELRWPDVQRIHVHPVTVPLPSTSAGLIRDLEGTPSSTLVDADLSFHAVREYVVGDSQRHVHWKSTAKTGKLMVRQYEESRHARIAIILDLDTESYESDDEFENTVSAAASLALQGVRDGRDVLFSVSNEIPEHSRAEVLSIRTLPTVTPKALLDATSTIDPADRVMRLEAVAALTAQSYPDLSIGFLMTGSRMPLERLRHAAVKLPAAVEAVAVRSELGEQPTMRTARELAVMTLGALGDLPQMLARGALR from the coding sequence GTGAGCTTCAGCACCGAGTCCCGTCTGACGCGCACCACGGCGGGCACCAGCACGTCGACGCGTACGTCGACGGTCACGCGATACGACCGCACACGACGAGGGCCCGTCCGCGGCGCCGTCTTCGGTGTCCGTCGTGCCGCTCGCACGACGCGTCGCGCGGCCCGCACGGCTGTCGCGTGGGTGCGCGAGACGGTCACGTCGGCCGGGATGCTGGTCGTCGTGGCGCTCGTGCTCTGCATCGCCGCCGGACTGCTCTTCGGGTGGGTCGAGGCATGGGCGGTGGCTGCGATCGCGCTCGTGCTGCTGATCGCGTGCGTCCCCTTCATCCTGGGGACCCACGACTATCGCATCGAGCTGACGCTCGACCGCGATCGCGTGGTCGCGGGGGCGGAGATCGGCGCGACGCTCGATGTGCGCAACAACAGCGAGCGCCTCTCGCTGCCGGGTATCGTCGACGTCCCCGTGGGGGAGGGGCTGGTCGAAGCACACGTTCCACTGCTGCGCCCCGCCGCCCACCACCGCGAGCAGCTCACGATCGCCGCGCACCGCCGCGGTGTCATCGACGTCGGACCCATGACCATCACCCGAGGCGACCCGATCGGCATCCTCCGACGCGAGCTGCGGTGGCCCGACGTCCAGCGCATCCATGTGCACCCTGTCACGGTTCCTCTGCCCAGCACGAGCGCGGGTCTGATCCGCGATCTCGAGGGCACACCGAGCTCGACACTGGTCGATGCCGACCTCTCGTTCCATGCGGTGCGCGAATACGTGGTGGGTGACTCGCAGCGGCACGTGCACTGGAAGTCGACCGCGAAGACCGGAAAGCTCATGGTGCGCCAGTACGAGGAGTCGCGTCATGCCCGCATCGCGATCATCCTCGACCTCGACACCGAGTCGTACGAGAGCGACGACGAGTTCGAGAACACGGTCAGCGCTGCCGCATCCCTGGCGCTTCAGGGCGTGCGCGACGGCCGCGATGTGCTCTTCTCGGTGAGCAACGAGATCCCCGAGCACAGCCGTGCCGAGGTGCTGTCGATCCGCACACTTCCCACTGTCACGCCCAAGGCGCTGCTCGACGCGACGTCGACCATCGACCCTGCCGACCGCGTGATGCGCCTCGAGGCGGTCGCCGCACTCACCGCGCAGTCCTACCCCGACCTGTCGATCGGGTTCCTGATGACGGGCTCGCGCATGCCGCTCGAGCGACTGCGTCATGCCGCGGTCAAGCTGCCGGCGGCGGTCGAGGCTGTCGCGGTGCGCAGCGAGCTGGGCGAGCAGCCCACGATGCGCACGGCACGCGAGCTCGCGGTGATGACCCTGGGCGCGCTGGGCGATCTTCCGCAGATGCTGGCTCGGGGAGCGCTGCGATGA
- a CDS encoding AAA family ATPase has product MTIAPEQASWFAETFSILAANVEQAILGKRHVIELALAAAVSGGHVLLEDFPGTGKTALARAIAQTVTGTSTRIQFTPDLLPGDVTGITVYDQKEGAFEFHAGPVFANIVLADEINRASPKTQSALLEVMEEGTVTVDGVTRPVPSPFLVMATQNPIEQGGTYRLPEAQLDRFMIKTSIGYPDEAATMRILQGAAQPKHVLDGIVGTDTILTMAEMTRGVYVNPLVSDYIMRIVDATRRASEVRLGASVRGAIALSRLVMTWAAKNGRTFATPDDVRELAVVALAHRLVLEPEAEFDGVTAVAVVGQILLDVEPPRENGTA; this is encoded by the coding sequence GTGACCATCGCTCCCGAACAGGCCTCCTGGTTCGCGGAGACGTTCTCGATCCTCGCCGCCAACGTCGAACAGGCGATCCTCGGCAAGCGGCATGTCATCGAGCTGGCGCTCGCCGCGGCCGTCAGCGGCGGGCATGTGCTGCTCGAGGACTTCCCCGGCACCGGCAAGACCGCTCTCGCCCGAGCCATCGCCCAGACCGTCACGGGCACGAGCACGCGCATCCAGTTCACCCCCGACCTGCTTCCGGGCGATGTGACAGGCATCACCGTCTACGACCAGAAGGAAGGGGCGTTCGAGTTCCACGCCGGCCCCGTCTTCGCGAACATCGTGCTCGCGGACGAGATCAACCGGGCGAGCCCGAAGACGCAGTCGGCGCTGCTGGAGGTCATGGAAGAGGGCACGGTCACGGTCGACGGTGTCACGCGTCCTGTTCCTTCGCCCTTCCTCGTCATGGCGACGCAGAACCCGATCGAGCAGGGCGGCACCTACCGCCTGCCTGAGGCGCAGCTCGACCGCTTCATGATCAAGACGTCGATCGGCTACCCCGACGAGGCCGCGACCATGCGCATCCTCCAGGGCGCCGCACAGCCGAAGCATGTGCTCGACGGCATCGTCGGCACCGACACCATCCTCACGATGGCCGAGATGACGCGCGGCGTGTATGTGAATCCGCTGGTGTCCGACTACATCATGCGCATCGTCGATGCGACGCGTCGCGCCTCCGAGGTGCGCCTCGGCGCCAGCGTGCGAGGTGCGATCGCGCTCTCGCGCCTCGTGATGACGTGGGCGGCGAAGAACGGCCGCACGTTCGCCACCCCCGACGACGTCCGAGAGCTCGCGGTCGTGGCACTCGCCCACCGCCTCGTGCTCGAACCGGAGGCCGAATTCGACGGCGTCACCGCGGTCGCCGTGGTGGGGCAGATCCTGCTCGACGTCGAGCCGCCGCGCGAGAACGGCACTGCGTGA
- a CDS encoding S8 family serine peptidase — MRRRRTALPALLVGAIALGAVLTSAPASAATLGSTVPAATAGEACTPGTRVFTPEAPPALALLGAEDANRVATGRGVVVAVVDSGIDAGNPHLAGVVIGGVDLVGDGERADGLSDTTGHGTAIAGQIAAQPVDGSGVVGLAPDARLLSVRVFRSNQQQDKDKGFGPTSQRIADGIHWAADNGADIINVSISQETDSPDLRAAVEHASAVGALVVASGGNRASDPDAKDGARYPAGYEQVLGVSAADASGRANDASIHGPQVGVTAPGMNVLSAALGGGDCIFAADAPASSFATGYASAAAALVAEAHPEDPPAGWAYRLTATALRDDADNRDDVNGWGFIQPFAAIELLPDETTRGPVSPYFDTSESAARPPAAAVNPDHGASPFLLTREAALFTTIGGATLLGVLGILIVLRRRREQPAVDPVEIEREGGLLNVPGPGSADTGRSL, encoded by the coding sequence ATGCGTCGACGCAGAACCGCCCTTCCCGCCCTCCTGGTGGGCGCGATCGCGCTCGGCGCCGTCTTGACGAGCGCGCCGGCATCGGCGGCCACACTCGGCTCGACCGTGCCCGCAGCCACTGCCGGAGAGGCCTGCACCCCGGGCACCAGGGTGTTCACACCCGAGGCCCCGCCGGCCCTCGCTCTGCTCGGCGCCGAAGACGCCAACCGCGTCGCCACAGGCAGAGGAGTCGTCGTCGCCGTCGTCGACTCGGGCATCGATGCGGGAAATCCGCATCTCGCCGGAGTCGTGATCGGCGGTGTGGATCTCGTCGGCGACGGCGAGCGCGCCGATGGTCTGAGTGACACCACCGGGCACGGCACCGCGATCGCCGGCCAGATCGCGGCACAGCCGGTCGACGGTTCCGGGGTCGTCGGGCTCGCGCCGGACGCCCGTCTGCTCTCGGTGCGGGTGTTCCGCAGCAACCAGCAGCAGGACAAGGACAAGGGCTTCGGACCGACGTCGCAGCGCATCGCGGACGGCATCCACTGGGCGGCCGACAACGGCGCCGACATCATCAACGTCTCGATCTCGCAGGAGACCGACTCCCCCGACCTCCGTGCGGCGGTGGAACACGCGTCAGCCGTCGGAGCCCTGGTCGTGGCGAGCGGCGGCAACAGGGCATCGGACCCCGATGCGAAAGACGGCGCTCGCTACCCCGCAGGTTACGAGCAGGTGCTCGGAGTCAGCGCCGCCGACGCCAGCGGCCGCGCGAACGATGCATCGATCCATGGCCCGCAGGTCGGCGTGACGGCTCCCGGGATGAATGTGCTGAGCGCGGCGCTCGGCGGTGGAGACTGCATCTTCGCCGCCGACGCCCCCGCATCGAGTTTCGCGACCGGATACGCCAGCGCGGCCGCGGCTCTGGTGGCCGAGGCGCACCCCGAGGATCCACCGGCCGGATGGGCATACCGGCTCACCGCCACGGCCCTGCGAGACGACGCCGACAACCGTGACGACGTCAACGGATGGGGATTCATCCAGCCGTTCGCGGCCATCGAGCTGCTCCCGGACGAGACGACGCGAGGGCCGGTTAGCCCCTACTTCGACACCAGCGAGAGCGCGGCGCGCCCGCCTGCCGCCGCCGTGAATCCCGACCACGGCGCATCGCCGTTCCTGCTCACACGGGAGGCCGCACTCTTCACGACCATCGGCGGAGCGACCCTGCTCGGTGTGCTCGGCATCCTCATCGTGCTGCGCCGCCGCAGAGAGCAGCCTGCCGTGGATCCGGTGGAGATCGAACGTGAGGGCGGGCTGCTCAACGTGCCCGGGCCGGGCTCCGCCGATACGGGCAGATCTCTCTGA
- the eccB gene encoding type VII secretion protein EccB: MATKKDLIEAQGFSRRRLLSAFTGGAPGGKELDPAKPLRAVVAGVALTIGVILVGVFWGIMQPGLPGDWQNNRLIVATDTGARYVSVEGTLYPVINTASARLLIPAGEFKVVRTDQAALDGIPVGPSIGILGAPDDLPAPSALINSSWTACIDDTAGASVSLSSTPIAEISTGTGAVVQRGDELFVIADGLRYAVPSDDANAVLRAVGLGTADILEVDGRWLNLFESGEDLEPISLNAMGASVPGTDLTAGTIVHTQGSPAEERYVALATGEIARLSPLAYQLYLLGSGQEAGAEQEVSPAEIADVETRPFIGGEDWPTLPLTTLAAGETPCAMVTDDARTVLGATTTELPEERSGVDVSVGGGALVEVSGASDDAAGLAVLIDESGTAFAIPGAAAEQSAEDAASGPIAQLGYSPDDVGRVSDAWIEFFAAGPALTSEAARESPGSGTK; encoded by the coding sequence ATGGCGACCAAGAAGGATCTGATCGAGGCCCAGGGCTTCAGCAGGCGACGACTGCTCTCGGCGTTCACCGGTGGAGCCCCCGGGGGCAAAGAGCTCGACCCCGCGAAGCCGCTGCGCGCGGTCGTCGCCGGAGTCGCGCTCACGATCGGCGTCATCCTCGTCGGGGTGTTCTGGGGGATCATGCAGCCTGGACTCCCGGGCGACTGGCAGAACAACCGTCTGATCGTCGCCACCGACACCGGGGCCCGCTACGTCTCGGTCGAGGGAACGCTGTACCCGGTGATCAACACGGCGAGCGCACGACTGCTGATCCCTGCCGGCGAGTTCAAGGTCGTGCGCACGGATCAGGCCGCACTCGACGGCATCCCGGTCGGCCCCTCGATCGGCATCCTCGGCGCACCGGACGACCTGCCGGCCCCGAGCGCCCTGATCAACTCGTCGTGGACGGCCTGCATCGACGACACCGCTGGTGCGTCTGTCTCGCTGTCGAGCACGCCGATCGCCGAGATCTCCACCGGGACCGGCGCCGTCGTCCAGCGCGGCGACGAGCTGTTCGTGATCGCCGACGGTCTCCGATACGCCGTTCCGTCGGACGACGCCAACGCCGTGCTCCGCGCCGTCGGACTCGGCACCGCCGACATCCTCGAGGTCGACGGGCGTTGGCTCAATCTCTTCGAGTCGGGCGAGGATCTCGAGCCGATCAGTCTCAACGCGATGGGAGCCTCGGTTCCCGGCACCGATCTGACGGCGGGGACGATCGTGCACACGCAGGGCAGCCCCGCGGAGGAGCGCTATGTGGCGCTCGCGACCGGCGAGATCGCTCGCCTCAGCCCGCTCGCCTACCAGCTCTACCTTCTCGGCAGCGGGCAGGAGGCCGGCGCCGAGCAGGAGGTGTCTCCCGCGGAGATCGCAGACGTGGAGACACGTCCGTTCATCGGCGGTGAGGACTGGCCGACTCTCCCGCTGACGACGCTCGCTGCGGGCGAGACACCGTGCGCGATGGTCACCGATGATGCTCGCACCGTGCTCGGAGCGACCACGACCGAGCTGCCGGAAGAGCGCTCCGGCGTCGACGTCTCGGTCGGCGGCGGCGCCCTCGTCGAAGTGAGCGGAGCGTCTGACGACGCGGCGGGCCTGGCCGTGCTCATCGACGAATCAGGCACCGCGTTCGCGATCCCCGGTGCCGCCGCGGAACAGAGCGCGGAGGACGCGGCGAGCGGCCCCATCGCTCAGCTCGGCTACTCCCCCGACGACGTCGGGCGTGTGTCCGACGCGTGGATCGAGTTCTTCGCCGCCGGCCCTGCACTGACCTCCGAAGCCGCCAGAGAGTCGCCCGGCTCAGGGACGAAGTGA
- a CDS encoding PP2C family protein-serine/threonine phosphatase: MTVSSVVLNVASLTDTGLKRAANEDSLLVASPVFLVADGMGGHEAGDRASAAVVDAFEPLRGSVIEVADIGDALSRASAVVDDISAEHKRGAGTTVTGVALVDHEGAPHWLVFNVGDSRVYRHHANELTQLTIDHSLGQELVDAGELRAEDLSSFSQRNVITRAIGAPDSTADSWLLPVVDGERLLLCSDGLSGEVSDEAIRATLTMNGRPESAAAALVSRALKAGGRDNVSVVVIDVVSGGANTRPDDSTAGREAASASLTDSSLEGTTIPVRAR; the protein is encoded by the coding sequence GTGACGGTCTCGTCGGTCGTACTGAACGTCGCGTCCTTGACCGACACGGGGCTCAAACGCGCCGCGAACGAGGATTCCTTGCTCGTGGCATCCCCGGTCTTCCTCGTCGCAGACGGCATGGGCGGGCATGAGGCCGGCGACCGAGCGAGCGCCGCGGTGGTCGATGCGTTCGAGCCTCTTCGCGGGTCGGTGATCGAGGTCGCCGACATCGGCGACGCGCTGAGCCGAGCCTCGGCCGTCGTCGACGACATCTCCGCCGAGCACAAGCGCGGGGCGGGCACCACGGTGACGGGTGTCGCGCTCGTCGACCACGAAGGCGCACCGCACTGGCTCGTCTTCAACGTCGGCGACTCTCGCGTCTACCGGCACCACGCCAACGAGCTGACCCAGCTGACGATCGATCATTCGCTGGGGCAGGAGTTGGTGGATGCCGGTGAGCTCCGCGCAGAGGATCTCTCGTCGTTCTCGCAGCGCAACGTCATCACCAGGGCGATCGGGGCGCCGGACAGCACGGCCGACAGCTGGCTGCTGCCGGTGGTCGACGGTGAGCGGCTGCTGCTCTGCTCAGACGGCCTCAGCGGCGAGGTGAGCGACGAAGCGATCCGAGCCACCCTGACCATGAACGGGAGACCCGAGTCGGCCGCTGCGGCTCTCGTGAGCCGGGCGCTCAAAGCGGGTGGTCGCGACAACGTGTCGGTCGTCGTGATCGACGTGGTCTCGGGAGGAGCGAACACGCGTCCGGACGACAGCACGGCCGGTCGCGAGGCCGCATCCGCCTCTCTCACCGACTCGAGCCTCGAGGGCACGACGATCCCGGTCCGCGCCAGATGA
- a CDS encoding DUF5684 domain-containing protein: MIAPVDSGYVTMLAIVGGVGVLVGLAVYVWYALALSRLFPRIDGEGWKGWVPVLNEAEILARGGVPAWSVVFYFIPIVQLYGIYLKVVATHRINRRFGRGAGMTVLAILLPPVWATILAWGTPPHPEGERLAALQPGPRRTAQPAAAPARDASGYTIPSLAPHTPSQPDAPALVFPDYAAPTRANAPSDAHAVAVAPGAPSDADAVAASAWGAPPQRPQSPVGPPPVPGAAPVPGAAPVPGAAPVPGAAPAPGAPPVPGAPPVPVAGQPPTAGAPAASFAPPQPPAPAYGQQPPAPAYGQQPPAPQSPAPVAAPAPQPPAPAPATPADPHPTTGIMAAMGGDPVAAGTPQPPASPAPAPGDIAVQPPASPAPASAPASPAPASAFAAPFGTSGEHAPSSPPVGEPQRAVRPAPPSFRDGGHSAEQPQMPTIRPVPSSAADVPAAADVPVAEAPPAPAADAPDAPAVPAPQSQGMPSGGLAADVDKTVVTPRPTDDVVVDDLDATVVVARRRGVRRSLVLDDGRKFSLSGASVVIGRNPIGEPGEQRLAISDTTRTLSKTHARLVVHDDEWRLTDLHATNGVVVVEENGTETLLDPGESVTGNGRFILGEVGMHVMAERDS, encoded by the coding sequence ATGATCGCACCCGTGGATAGCGGCTACGTGACGATGCTCGCCATCGTGGGAGGTGTCGGCGTGCTCGTCGGCCTCGCCGTCTACGTCTGGTACGCCTTGGCGCTGTCGCGTCTGTTCCCGCGCATCGACGGAGAGGGGTGGAAGGGCTGGGTGCCCGTCCTCAACGAGGCCGAGATCCTGGCGCGAGGCGGAGTTCCTGCGTGGTCGGTGGTCTTCTACTTCATCCCGATCGTGCAGCTGTACGGCATCTACCTCAAGGTCGTCGCGACCCACCGCATCAATCGGAGGTTCGGCAGGGGCGCCGGCATGACGGTGCTCGCCATCCTTCTGCCTCCGGTCTGGGCGACCATCCTCGCCTGGGGCACCCCGCCGCACCCCGAGGGCGAACGACTGGCCGCGTTGCAGCCTGGTCCTCGCCGCACCGCGCAGCCCGCTGCCGCGCCTGCCAGGGATGCGTCGGGGTACACGATCCCGTCGCTGGCTCCGCACACTCCGAGTCAGCCGGATGCCCCCGCGCTCGTGTTCCCCGACTACGCCGCGCCGACCCGTGCGAACGCGCCGTCTGACGCGCACGCCGTCGCCGTTGCGCCCGGCGCTCCCTCGGATGCCGACGCCGTCGCTGCCTCTGCGTGGGGAGCGCCGCCGCAGAGACCGCAGTCGCCGGTCGGGCCCCCGCCCGTTCCCGGGGCTGCGCCCGTTCCCGGGGCTGCGCCCGTTCCCGGGGCTGCGCCTGTTCCCGGGGCTGCGCCCGCTCCTGGAGCGCCGCCTGTTCCCGGAGCGCCGCCCGTTCCCGTCGCCGGGCAGCCCCCGACCGCCGGTGCGCCCGCTGCGTCGTTCGCGCCGCCCCAGCCACCCGCTCCTGCCTATGGGCAGCAGCCACCCGCTCCCGCCTACGGGCAGCAGCCTCCGGCACCGCAGTCTCCTGCGCCTGTGGCAGCACCTGCACCGCAGCCCCCTGCGCCTGCGCCTGCGACTCCTGCCGATCCGCACCCGACGACCGGGATCATGGCGGCAATGGGCGGCGACCCCGTGGCCGCGGGCACGCCGCAGCCCCCTGCGTCTCCTGCACCCGCCCCTGGCGACATCGCGGTGCAGCCGCCTGCGTCCCCGGCGCCCGCATCCGCGCCTGCGTCTCCGGCACCCGCATCCGCGTTTGCGGCCCCGTTCGGGACGTCGGGAGAGCACGCGCCTTCTTCGCCGCCCGTCGGAGAACCGCAGCGCGCGGTCCGACCCGCGCCGCCGTCGTTCCGCGACGGCGGGCACTCGGCCGAACAACCGCAGATGCCGACGATCCGTCCGGTCCCGTCATCCGCCGCAGATGTCCCTGCCGCCGCAGACGTCCCGGTCGCAGAGGCACCGCCCGCGCCCGCCGCTGATGCGCCTGATGCGCCTGCCGTGCCTGCCCCACAGTCTCAGGGGATGCCGTCGGGTGGGCTCGCGGCGGATGTCGACAAGACGGTCGTCACCCCGCGCCCGACGGACGACGTCGTCGTCGACGACCTCGACGCGACGGTCGTCGTCGCCCGCAGGCGCGGTGTGCGTCGCTCGCTGGTGCTCGACGACGGACGCAAGTTCTCGTTGTCGGGGGCGAGCGTCGTGATCGGACGCAACCCGATCGGCGAGCCGGGCGAGCAGCGGCTCGCGATCTCCGACACCACCCGCACGCTGTCGAAGACGCACGCTCGCCTCGTCGTGCACGACGACGAGTGGCGCCTCACCGATCTGCACGCCACGAACGGCGTCGTCGTGGTCGAGGAGAACGGCACCGAGACGCTGCTCGATCCGGGCGAGAGCGTGACCGGCAACGGCCGGTTCATCCTCGGCGAAGTGGGAATGCACGTGATGGCGGAGCGCGACTCGTGA
- a CDS encoding transglutaminase domain-containing protein, giving the protein MSAAGPRRGVAGSRRSFALSALTVWALGYVLVGVGLATAAAWPVYEAPRALAVGLIGGLLGMAVAVLTRVLRWGMLIGSLAAAGTYLVVAVPLAIPSALSSIPAFLGGLRDAVLGIALGWKQMLTLNPPLGEYQAVLIPFLVVMLFGTFIATLLVLEGGRRATIAVPVVTAMSVFGIAFGVSGTTAPVSVLGVALPAPREWLIGVALFVTSLVWLVGRSRLQRAQALRTVAAANISRRATPVWLTIRRHLLSAGLAVVALVAGFAIAPAAAGWNDRSVLRDEIEPMVVVQQQASPLSAYRSWFAGSTLDDTVVQMEGDPGAIERLRLVTLDSYDGQDFHIAPEDRFSRLPRTAMPGAGRMSLEITIGDAYRGIWVPSPAGLAEAPDFTGARADALADGFHVNSGGDTAITVAEAPGGGEGLVPGDRYTVLVDAPGAPGEVAALQGSASNLDTDLYPALTEWAEMQEQPRTGAGYLEIIDRLRARGYLSHALIDDDAATGWIASLEESEGYAFAPSYAGHSAARIEELFTDMVEQERRAGSDAAPELLVSAVGDDEQFSVAAALLAEHWGLESRVVIGARLAAAEEVPGIPACTETCTGANMSAWVEVRGSGGEWMPVDTTPQYAMLPSSITEGEQLPEHPTVPEQPRSEALDPPQAQSDSNNDAPPLEAPQSEVLAFLLPILRAVGLSLLALALLALPFLVLLFAKRQRARTRRTAEDPEVRLAGAWEELVDVYADHDVAMDAEGTRTQRALSTDREAADRLAVLVDRAVFAEHPPTNDDASAAWAIVDAERAELAASGKWWHRIVRRVRPTSFMGRMRAASGGGYTGARPALATLGFTGSFGDRKKGNS; this is encoded by the coding sequence ATGAGCGCGGCAGGCCCCCGGCGCGGCGTCGCAGGGTCGCGACGTTCGTTCGCGCTCTCGGCCCTGACTGTCTGGGCTCTCGGATACGTGCTGGTCGGCGTCGGCCTCGCGACGGCGGCCGCGTGGCCGGTCTACGAGGCCCCGCGCGCTCTGGCGGTCGGCCTGATCGGCGGACTGCTCGGCATGGCCGTCGCCGTGCTGACGCGGGTGCTCCGGTGGGGCATGCTGATCGGTTCTCTCGCGGCGGCCGGCACCTATCTGGTCGTCGCGGTTCCGCTCGCGATCCCCTCGGCACTCTCGTCGATCCCTGCTTTCCTCGGCGGACTCCGGGATGCCGTGCTCGGGATCGCACTCGGGTGGAAGCAGATGCTGACGCTGAACCCGCCGCTCGGCGAGTATCAGGCGGTGCTGATCCCGTTCCTCGTCGTGATGCTGTTCGGCACGTTCATCGCGACCCTCCTCGTGCTCGAGGGCGGTCGTCGCGCCACGATCGCGGTTCCCGTCGTGACCGCGATGAGCGTCTTCGGCATCGCCTTCGGGGTGAGCGGCACGACGGCTCCCGTCTCTGTGCTGGGCGTGGCGCTTCCGGCGCCGCGGGAATGGCTGATCGGCGTCGCGCTCTTCGTGACCTCTCTCGTCTGGCTGGTCGGTCGCTCGCGGCTGCAGCGTGCGCAGGCGCTGCGCACCGTCGCCGCGGCGAACATCTCGCGTCGGGCGACGCCTGTGTGGCTGACCATCCGGCGTCATCTGCTGTCGGCGGGGCTCGCCGTGGTCGCCCTGGTCGCCGGGTTCGCGATCGCACCCGCAGCGGCCGGGTGGAACGATCGCTCGGTTCTGCGCGACGAGATCGAGCCCATGGTCGTCGTGCAGCAGCAGGCGAGCCCGCTCAGCGCCTACCGCTCGTGGTTCGCCGGCAGCACTCTCGACGACACTGTCGTGCAGATGGAGGGCGACCCCGGCGCGATCGAGCGCCTCAGGCTCGTCACCCTCGACTCGTACGACGGCCAGGACTTCCACATCGCACCCGAGGACCGGTTCAGCAGATTGCCCCGCACGGCGATGCCGGGCGCCGGTCGCATGTCGCTCGAGATCACGATCGGCGACGCGTACCGCGGCATCTGGGTGCCGTCGCCCGCGGGTCTCGCCGAGGCGCCCGACTTCACCGGCGCGCGGGCGGATGCACTCGCCGACGGCTTCCATGTGAACTCCGGCGGCGACACCGCGATCACCGTGGCAGAGGCGCCGGGCGGCGGAGAAGGGCTCGTCCCCGGTGACCGCTACACCGTGCTCGTGGACGCCCCCGGTGCCCCCGGCGAGGTCGCCGCGCTTCAGGGCTCCGCCTCTAACCTCGACACAGACCTGTATCCCGCGCTCACCGAGTGGGCCGAGATGCAGGAGCAGCCTCGCACGGGAGCCGGATACCTCGAGATCATCGATCGTCTGCGAGCGCGAGGCTACCTCAGCCATGCGCTCATCGACGACGACGCCGCGACGGGGTGGATCGCCTCGCTCGAAGAGTCCGAGGGATACGCGTTCGCGCCGAGCTATGCGGGGCACTCCGCCGCTCGCATCGAGGAGCTGTTCACCGACATGGTCGAGCAGGAGCGAAGGGCGGGGTCTGACGCCGCACCCGAGCTGCTGGTGTCCGCCGTCGGCGACGACGAGCAGTTCTCGGTGGCGGCTGCACTGCTCGCCGAGCACTGGGGTCTCGAGTCCCGAGTCGTGATCGGGGCACGGCTCGCGGCGGCAGAAGAGGTTCCGGGCATTCCGGCCTGCACCGAGACCTGCACGGGCGCCAACATGAGCGCCTGGGTCGAGGTCAGGGGGTCCGGTGGAGAGTGGATGCCGGTCGACACCACGCCGCAGTACGCGATGCTGCCGAGCTCCATCACCGAGGGCGAGCAGCTGCCGGAGCACCCGACCGTGCCCGAGCAGCCGCGGTCCGAGGCGCTCGACCCGCCTCAGGCGCAGAGCGATTCGAACAACGACGCACCCCCGCTCGAGGCGCCGCAGTCGGAGGTGCTCGCCTTCCTGCTGCCGATCCTCAGGGCCGTGGGACTCAGCCTGCTCGCTCTCGCGCTGCTCGCTCTGCCGTTCCTGGTGCTGTTGTTCGCCAAGAGACAGCGCGCCCGAACCCGCCGCACGGCGGAAGACCCCGAGGTGCGGCTGGCCGGAGCCTGGGAGGAGCTGGTCGACGTATACGCCGATCACGACGTGGCGATGGACGCCGAGGGCACCCGAACCCAGCGCGCGCTGTCGACCGACCGCGAGGCCGCTGACCGCCTGGCGGTGCTCGTCGATCGCGCGGTCTTCGCCGAGCATCCTCCGACGAACGACGATGCGAGCGCCGCCTGGGCGATCGTGGATGCCGAGCGGGCTGAGCTGGCAGCATCCGGCAAGTGGTGGCACCGCATCGTCAGGCGTGTGCGGCCGACGTCGTTCATGGGACGCATGCGGGCTGCGAGCGGTGGAGGTTACACCGGAGCCAGGCCCGCTCTCGCTACGCTCGGATTCACCGGGTCGTTCGGCGACCGGAAGAAGGGGAACTCATGA